In Rhineura floridana isolate rRhiFlo1 chromosome 6, rRhiFlo1.hap2, whole genome shotgun sequence, one genomic interval encodes:
- the TOMM6 gene encoding mitochondrial import receptor subunit TOM6 homolog, with translation MAPGGQAGSSSGSSSAVTPEGLRGWIRGAYRFATDRSDFRRNLIVNLGLFAVGVWVARNLTDIDLMAPHPVA, from the exons ATGGCGCCGGGTGGGCAGGCAGGGAGCAGCTCCGGTAGCTCCAGCGCAGTGACGCCTGAAGGGCTGCGAGGCTGGATCCGAGGGGCTTACCGCTTCGCCACAGACCGCAGTGATTTTCGCAG GAACCTCATAGTTAACCTAGGTCTCTTTGCAGTGGGAGTTTGGGTAGCTAGAAACTTAACAGACATCGATTTGATGGCACCACACCCTGTTGCATGA